A window of the Bacteroides thetaiotaomicron VPI-5482 genome harbors these coding sequences:
- a CDS encoding beta-ketoacyl-ACP synthase III: MEKINAVITGVGGYVPDYILTNEEISKMVDTNDEWIMTRIGVKERHILNEEGLGSSYMARKAAKQLMKKTGANPDDIDLVIVATTTPDYHFPSTASILCDKLGLKNAFAFDLQAACCGFLYLMETAANFIRSGRYKKIIIVGADKMSSMVNYTDRATCPIFGDGAAAFMMEPTTEDLGVMDSILRTDGKGLPFLHMKAGGSVCPPSYFTVDNKMHYLHQEGRTVFKYAVSSMSDVSAAIAEKNGLTKDTINWVVPHQANVRIIEAVAHRMELPMDKVLVNIEHYGNTSAATLPLCIWDFEDKLKKGDNIIFTAFGAGFTWGAVYVKWGYDGKKES, from the coding sequence ATGGAAAAAATAAATGCAGTAATCACAGGAGTTGGAGGATATGTACCCGATTATATCTTGACTAATGAAGAGATATCAAAAATGGTAGATACCAACGATGAATGGATTATGACTCGTATTGGAGTAAAGGAAAGACATATTCTGAATGAGGAAGGATTAGGTAGCTCATACATGGCACGCAAAGCTGCCAAGCAGTTGATGAAGAAGACTGGAGCCAATCCTGACGATATCGATTTGGTTATTGTTGCTACTACTACTCCTGACTATCACTTCCCTTCTACAGCTTCTATTCTTTGCGATAAACTCGGACTGAAAAACGCATTTGCTTTCGATTTGCAGGCCGCTTGTTGCGGTTTCCTGTATTTGATGGAAACAGCTGCTAATTTCATTCGTTCGGGAAGATATAAGAAAATTATCATTGTCGGTGCCGATAAGATGTCGTCAATGGTTAACTATACAGATCGTGCTACATGCCCTATCTTTGGTGACGGCGCCGCTGCTTTTATGATGGAGCCCACTACGGAAGATTTAGGTGTTATGGATTCGATACTGAGAACTGATGGTAAAGGCTTGCCTTTCCTCCATATGAAAGCTGGTGGTTCGGTTTGTCCTCCGTCTTATTTCACTGTAGACAATAAAATGCACTATCTGCACCAGGAAGGAAGAACAGTGTTCAAATACGCGGTTTCAAGTATGTCGGATGTATCGGCTGCAATTGCAGAAAAGAATGGTCTGACCAAAGATACTATTAACTGGGTGGTTCCCCACCAGGCAAATGTACGTATCATTGAAGCTGTGGCTCATCGCATGGAACTCCCGATGGATAAAGTGCTGGTGAACATTGAACATTATGGTAACACAAGTGCCGCTACGCTTCCTCTGTGTATCTGGGATTTTGAAGATAAACTAAAGAAAGGTGATAACATTATATTTACAGCATTCGGCGCCGGATTTACATGGGGTGCGGTTTATGTAAAATGGGGTTATGACGGAAAAAAGGAATCGTAA
- a CDS encoding class I SAM-dependent methyltransferase: protein MQQRHIDRYSYFNELAITSRDFYIDYLEKFVAIKRGMNILEIGCGEGGNLLPFAEKECNVTGIDRSEERISQAISYFKLLGFNGRFIYSDFFDFSSEEDMNKYDIILIHDVIEHIDKCRKVEFILHAKEFLSETGIIFWGFPAWQMPFGGHQQICRNGFCSKMPFIHLLPLSVYNKILFIFGENDSCIKELLNIKAAGLSIEHFESIIKESNGRIVDRILWFINPHYKQKFKLKPRKLMPILSSIRYIRNYFSTSCFYITK, encoded by the coding sequence ATGCAGCAAAGACATATAGATAGATATTCCTATTTTAATGAACTTGCAATAACTTCTCGAGACTTTTATATTGATTATCTCGAGAAGTTTGTTGCTATAAAAAGAGGTATGAATATATTGGAGATAGGGTGTGGGGAAGGAGGAAATTTGTTACCATTTGCCGAAAAAGAATGCAATGTAACAGGAATAGATCGTTCCGAAGAACGAATCTCTCAGGCAATTAGTTATTTTAAACTTTTAGGTTTTAATGGGCGGTTTATTTATTCTGATTTTTTTGATTTTAGTTCTGAAGAGGATATGAATAAATATGATATAATTTTGATACATGACGTTATAGAACATATAGATAAATGTCGGAAAGTTGAATTTATACTTCATGCTAAAGAGTTTCTGTCTGAAACAGGTATAATCTTTTGGGGATTTCCTGCTTGGCAAATGCCGTTTGGTGGACATCAACAAATATGCCGTAATGGATTTTGTTCTAAAATGCCATTTATTCATCTTTTACCTTTATCTGTGTACAATAAAATTCTATTTATTTTTGGTGAAAATGATTCATGTATTAAAGAATTGTTGAATATAAAAGCTGCGGGGCTGTCTATAGAGCATTTTGAAAGCATAATAAAAGAAAGTAATGGCAGAATTGTAGACCGAATTTTGTGGTTTATTAATCCCCATTATAAGCAAAAGTTTAAATTAAAACCGCGCAAACTTATGCCAATACTTAGTTCTATTCGATATATTCGAAATTATTTTTCTACTTCCTGTTTCTACATAACTAAATGA
- the clpP gene encoding ATP-dependent Clp endopeptidase proteolytic subunit ClpP gives MDDFRKYATKHLGMNGMVLDDVIKSQAGYLNPYILEERQLNVTQLDVFSRLMMDRIIFLGTQVDDYTANTLQAQLLYLDSVDPGKDISIYINSPGGSVYAGLGIYDTMQFISSDVATICTGMAASMAAVLLVAGAEGKRSALPHSRVMIHQPMGGAQGQASDIEITAREIQKLKKELYTIIADHSHTDFDKVWADSDRDYWMTAQEAKEYGMIDEVLIKK, from the coding sequence ATGGATGATTTTAGAAAATACGCAACCAAGCATTTAGGAATGAATGGCATGGTGCTGGACGATGTGATTAAATCGCAAGCCGGGTATTTGAATCCCTATATTCTCGAAGAGAGACAGCTGAATGTAACTCAGCTCGATGTATTCTCCCGACTGATGATGGATCGCATTATTTTTCTGGGTACACAAGTAGATGACTATACGGCAAACACGCTTCAGGCGCAGCTGCTCTATCTGGACTCTGTAGACCCGGGCAAGGATATCTCTATCTATATCAATTCTCCGGGCGGTAGTGTGTATGCCGGACTGGGTATTTACGATACCATGCAGTTTATTTCAAGTGATGTTGCTACTATCTGTACAGGTATGGCTGCTTCGATGGCTGCCGTATTGCTGGTAGCCGGTGCCGAAGGCAAACGCTCTGCATTGCCGCATTCACGCGTGATGATTCACCAACCGATGGGCGGTGCGCAGGGACAGGCTTCGGATATTGAAATCACAGCCCGTGAAATTCAGAAATTGAAGAAAGAACTTTATACGATCATCGCCGATCATTCGCACACTGACTTTGATAAGGTATGGGCCGATTCGGACCGTGATTACTGGATGACAGCTCAGGAAGCGAAAGAATACGGAATGATTGATGAAGTATTGATTAAAAAATAA
- a CDS encoding MlaE family ABC transporter permease — translation MIKALRTVGRYIILMGRTFSRPERMRMFFRQYLNEMEQLGVNSIGIVLLISFFIGAVITIQIKLNIESPWMPRWTVGYVTREIMLLEFSSSIMCLILAGKVGSNIASELGTMRVTQQIDALEIMGINSANYLILPKITAMVTVIPVLVTFSIFAGIIGAFCTCWFAGVMNAVDLEYGLQYMFVEWFIWAGIIKSLFFAFIIASVSAFFGYTVDGGSIAVGKASTDAVVSSSVLILFADLVLTKLLMG, via the coding sequence ATGATAAAAGCATTGAGAACTGTCGGACGATATATCATACTGATGGGACGTACTTTTTCCCGTCCCGAGCGTATGCGTATGTTTTTCCGGCAATACCTTAACGAGATGGAGCAACTGGGTGTGAACTCCATCGGCATCGTGTTGTTGATTTCGTTTTTCATCGGCGCGGTGATTACTATTCAGATTAAATTGAATATTGAAAGTCCATGGATGCCTCGCTGGACAGTGGGATATGTGACACGTGAAATTATGTTGCTGGAGTTCTCCTCTTCTATTATGTGTTTGATTCTGGCGGGAAAGGTCGGCTCGAACATTGCTTCGGAACTGGGAACAATGCGGGTGACGCAGCAGATTGACGCACTCGAAATAATGGGTATTAATTCCGCCAATTATCTGATACTACCCAAAATAACGGCCATGGTAACTGTGATCCCTGTGTTGGTGACGTTTAGTATTTTTGCCGGTATTATCGGTGCTTTTTGTACCTGTTGGTTTGCCGGTGTGATGAATGCGGTCGATCTGGAATATGGACTGCAGTATATGTTTGTCGAATGGTTTATCTGGGCGGGTATCATAAAATCCCTTTTCTTTGCCTTTATTATTGCAAGTGTTTCTGCCTTTTTCGGCTATACGGTAGATGGTGGTTCCATTGCTGTAGGAAAGGCTTCTACGGATGCTGTGGTAAGCAGTAGTGTGTTGATTCTGTTTGCAGATTTGGTATTAACTAAACTTTTGATGGGATGA
- the rpmF gene encoding 50S ribosomal protein L32, with the protein MAHPKRRQSKTRTAKRRTHDKAVAPTLAICPNCGEWHVYHTVCGACGYYRGKLAIEKEAAV; encoded by the coding sequence ATGGCACATCCTAAGAGAAGACAATCAAAAACAAGAACAGCAAAGAGAAGAACTCATGATAAGGCAGTAGCTCCTACATTGGCTATTTGTCCGAATTGCGGAGAATGGCATGTTTATCACACTGTATGTGGCGCATGTGGTTACTACAGAGGTAAGCTCGCTATCGAAAAAGAAGCAGCTGTATAA
- a CDS encoding YceD family protein: MGKFDKYKIDLKGMQTDSAKYEFVLDNLYFAHIDGPEVQKGKVNVTLTVKRTSRAFELSFQTDGIVWVPCDRCLDEMELQITSSDKLMVKFGHEYAEEGDNLIVIPEEEGEINVAWFMYEFVALSIPMKHVHAPGKCNKAVTSKLSKHLKTDANEDSDEVFDTGGDDIVVAEEMEEQIDPRWNELKKILDNN, from the coding sequence TTGGGAAAGTTTGATAAATACAAAATTGATTTGAAAGGCATGCAAACAGACTCTGCTAAGTATGAGTTTGTTTTGGATAACCTTTACTTCGCCCACATTGATGGTCCTGAAGTTCAGAAAGGAAAAGTAAATGTTACTTTGACTGTGAAAAGAACCTCTCGTGCTTTCGAACTGAGCTTTCAGACAGACGGTATAGTATGGGTACCATGCGACCGTTGCCTGGACGAAATGGAGCTACAGATCACTTCGTCTGACAAACTGATGGTGAAGTTTGGACATGAATATGCAGAGGAAGGCGACAACCTGATTGTGATCCCTGAAGAAGAGGGAGAAATCAATGTTGCATGGTTCATGTATGAATTCGTTGCACTCTCTATCCCAATGAAGCATGTACACGCTCCGGGTAAGTGCAACAAAGCTGTTACTAGCAAGTTGAGCAAGCATCTCAAAACAGATGCTAATGAAGATAGCGATGAAGTCTTCGACACAGGTGGAGATGATATCGTAGTTGCGGAGGAAATGGAGGAACAAATTGATCCCCGTTGGAATGAATTAAAAAAAATATTAGATAATAATTAA
- the era gene encoding GTPase Era, translated as MHKAGFVNIVGNPNVGKSTLMNALVGERISIATFKAQTTRHRIMGIYNTDDMQIVFSDTPGVLKPNYKLQESMLNFSTSALTDADVLLYVTDVVETPDKNNEFMGKVRQMTVPVLLLINKIDLTDQEKLIKLVEEWKELLPQAEIIPISAASKFNVDYVMKRIQELLPDSPPYFGKDQWTDKPARFFVNEIIREKILLYYDKEIPYSVEVVVEEFKEEAKKIHIRAVIYVERDSQKGIIIGKQGKALKKVATEARRELERFFGKTIFLETYVKVDKDWRSSDKELRNFGYQLD; from the coding sequence ATGCATAAAGCAGGTTTTGTAAACATCGTAGGGAATCCGAATGTCGGAAAGTCGACATTGATGAATGCTTTGGTGGGAGAACGTATATCAATTGCTACCTTCAAAGCGCAGACTACCCGTCACCGAATTATGGGAATTTATAATACGGATGATATGCAGATTGTTTTTTCTGACACTCCGGGAGTATTGAAACCTAACTATAAGTTGCAGGAGTCGATGCTGAACTTCTCAACTTCTGCACTGACAGATGCGGATGTACTGCTTTATGTGACTGACGTGGTGGAGACGCCCGATAAGAATAATGAGTTTATGGGAAAGGTGCGTCAGATGACGGTTCCTGTCCTGTTGCTTATCAACAAAATAGACCTTACGGATCAGGAGAAGCTGATCAAACTGGTCGAAGAGTGGAAGGAACTGCTTCCGCAGGCTGAGATTATTCCTATTTCTGCCGCATCTAAGTTTAATGTAGACTATGTGATGAAGCGTATTCAGGAACTGTTGCCTGATTCTCCTCCTTATTTCGGCAAAGATCAGTGGACGGATAAGCCTGCCCGCTTCTTTGTGAATGAGATTATCCGTGAAAAGATTCTGCTATATTATGATAAGGAAATCCCCTATTCGGTGGAAGTAGTAGTGGAAGAATTTAAAGAGGAAGCGAAAAAAATACATATCCGGGCAGTGATTTATGTGGAACGTGATTCACAAAAAGGAATCATTATCGGCAAGCAGGGAAAAGCATTGAAAAAAGTAGCTACCGAAGCACGCCGGGAATTGGAACGTTTCTTTGGAAAGACGATTTTCCTGGAAACTTATGTGAAGGTTGATAAAGATTGGCGTAGTTCGGATAAGGAACTGCGGAACTTTGGTTATCAGTTAGATTAA
- a CDS encoding RNA recognition motif domain-containing protein → MNIYVGNLNYRVKEGDLQQVMEDYGAVSSVKVVMDRETGKSKGFAFIEMEDDAAAAKAIAELNGAEYMGRTMVVKEARPRA, encoded by the coding sequence ATGAACATTTATGTTGGAAACCTTAACTACCGTGTTAAGGAAGGAGATCTGCAACAAGTGATGGAAGATTACGGAGCAGTATCATCAGTTAAAGTAGTTATGGATCGTGAAACCGGTAAATCCAAAGGATTTGCTTTCATCGAAATGGAAGACGATGCAGCAGCTGCTAAAGCAATCGCAGAATTGAACGGTGCAGAGTACATGGGCCGTACAATGGTAGTTAAAGAAGCTAGACCCAGAGCTTAA
- the lptB gene encoding LPS export ABC transporter ATP-binding protein: protein MEESKMVLRTEDLVKKYGKRTVVSHVSIDVKQGEIVGLLGPNGAGKTTSFYMTVGLITPNEGRIFLDDLEITKFPVYKRAQTGIGYLAQEASVFRQMSVEDNIASVLEMTNKPKDYQKDKLESLIAEFRLQKVRKNKGNQLSGGERRRTEIARCLAIDPKFIMLDEPFAGVDPIAVEDIQQIVWKLKDKNIGILITDHNVQETLSITDRAYLLFEGKILFQGTPEELAENKIVREKYLSNSFVLRRKDFQLNKDE, encoded by the coding sequence ATGGAAGAAAGCAAGATGGTGCTTCGCACGGAAGACCTGGTTAAAAAGTACGGTAAACGAACCGTTGTAAGCCATGTATCCATCGACGTGAAGCAAGGTGAAATTGTGGGTTTGCTGGGACCGAACGGTGCCGGTAAGACGACTTCATTCTATATGACCGTAGGACTGATTACTCCTAATGAAGGACGAATCTTTCTCGACGACCTTGAGATAACCAAGTTTCCAGTATACAAACGGGCGCAGACAGGTATCGGATACCTTGCACAGGAAGCCTCCGTATTCCGTCAGATGAGTGTAGAAGACAATATCGCTTCCGTACTCGAAATGACCAATAAGCCCAAAGATTATCAAAAAGACAAGCTCGAAAGTCTGATTGCCGAGTTCCGCCTTCAGAAGGTACGCAAGAACAAGGGTAACCAGTTGTCCGGAGGTGAACGCCGTCGTACTGAAATCGCCCGTTGTCTTGCCATCGACCCGAAGTTCATTATGCTCGATGAACCGTTTGCCGGAGTCGACCCTATCGCAGTAGAAGATATTCAGCAGATTGTGTGGAAGCTGAAGGATAAAAACATCGGTATCCTGATTACCGACCACAATGTGCAGGAAACATTAAGTATCACTGACCGCGCTTATCTGCTGTTCGAAGGCAAGATCCTGTTTCAGGGAACACCGGAAGAATTGGCAGAAAACAAGATTGTGCGTGAAAAATACCTGAGTAACAGTTTCGTTTTGCGCCGTAAGGACTTCCAGTTAAATAAAGACGAATAA
- a CDS encoding ABC transporter ATP-binding protein → MIDIRGLYKSFEDKTVLSNINASFENGKTNLIIGQSGSGKTVLMKCIVGLLTPEKGEVLYDGRNLVLMGKKEKKMLRKEMGMIFQSAALFDSMSVLDNVMFPLNMFSNDTLRDRTKRAMFCLERVNLTEAKDKFPGEISGGMQKRVAIARAIALNPQYLFCDEPNSGLDPKTSLVIDDLIHDITQEYNMTTIINTHDMNSVLGIGEKVIYIYEGHKEWEGTKDDIFTSTNERLNNFIFASDLLRKVKDMEVQNMEG, encoded by the coding sequence ATGATTGATATTAGAGGACTTTATAAATCATTTGAAGATAAAACGGTATTGAGTAATATCAATGCGTCTTTTGAGAATGGAAAGACAAACCTGATTATCGGTCAGAGCGGCTCTGGTAAAACGGTCTTGATGAAATGTATCGTAGGCTTGCTTACTCCCGAAAAAGGAGAAGTGCTGTATGACGGACGTAACCTTGTCTTGATGGGGAAGAAGGAGAAAAAGATGCTTCGCAAGGAGATGGGGATGATTTTCCAGAGTGCGGCGCTTTTTGACTCCATGTCGGTGCTGGATAATGTAATGTTCCCGCTGAATATGTTTAGCAACGATACACTGCGTGACCGTACCAAGCGTGCCATGTTCTGTCTGGAACGTGTGAATCTGACTGAGGCGAAAGATAAATTTCCGGGTGAAATCAGTGGCGGTATGCAGAAGCGTGTGGCTATTGCCCGTGCTATCGCATTGAATCCGCAGTACCTGTTCTGTGATGAACCGAACTCCGGGCTGGACCCCAAAACGTCATTAGTTATTGATGACCTGATTCATGACATCACTCAGGAGTATAATATGACGACTATTATCAATACCCATGACATGAACTCTGTGCTGGGAATCGGTGAGAAAGTGATTTATATTTATGAAGGACATAAGGAATGGGAAGGGACGAAAGATGATATTTTCACTTCTACCAATGAACGGCTGAATAACTTTATCTTTGCTTCGGACCTGCTTCGTAAAGTGAAGGATATGGAAGTGCAGAATATGGAAGGCTGA
- the tig gene encoding trigger factor, producing the protein MNVSLQNIDKVSAQLTVKLEKADYQEKVDKSLKSFRQKAQMPGFRKGMVPMSLVKKMYGKSVIAEEVNKVLQEAVYNYIKENKVNMLGEPLPNEEKQQVIDFDTMEEFEFVFDIALAPEFKAEVSAKDKVDYYTIEVSDEMIENQVKMYTQRTGKYDKVDVYEDNDMLKGLLAQLDEEGNTKEGGIQVEGAVLMPSYMKNDDQKAIFANAKVNDVLVFNPNVAYDGHAAELGSLLKIDKEIAKDVKSDFSFQVEEITRFVPGELTQEVFDQAFGEGVVKTEEEFRAKIKEEIAARFVADSDYKFLIDIRKVMMDKVGKLEFSDALLKRIMLLNNEEKGEEYVAENYDKSIEELTWHLIKEQLVEANDIKVEQEDVLKMAKETTKAQFAQYGMLSVPEDVLDNYAQEMLKKKDTINNLVSRVVEVKLAAALKAQVTLENKNVSMEEFNKMFE; encoded by the coding sequence ATGAACGTTTCATTACAAAACATTGACAAAGTAAGCGCACAGCTTACTGTGAAGCTTGAGAAAGCCGACTATCAGGAAAAAGTAGACAAATCGTTGAAATCATTCCGTCAGAAGGCACAGATGCCGGGATTCCGTAAAGGAATGGTTCCGATGAGCCTGGTTAAGAAGATGTATGGTAAATCAGTGATTGCAGAAGAAGTGAATAAGGTACTGCAAGAAGCTGTTTACAACTATATTAAAGAAAATAAGGTGAACATGCTGGGCGAACCGTTGCCTAACGAAGAAAAACAGCAGGTTATCGACTTCGATACAATGGAAGAATTCGAGTTTGTGTTCGATATCGCTCTGGCACCTGAATTCAAAGCTGAAGTAAGCGCTAAAGATAAAGTAGATTACTATACGATCGAAGTATCGGATGAAATGATCGAAAACCAGGTGAAGATGTATACTCAGCGCACCGGTAAATACGACAAAGTAGACGTTTACGAAGATAACGACATGCTGAAAGGTCTGTTGGCTCAGCTGGACGAAGAAGGTAATACGAAAGAAGGCGGTATTCAGGTAGAAGGTGCTGTATTAATGCCTTCTTATATGAAGAACGACGATCAGAAAGCTATCTTTGCTAATGCAAAAGTAAATGACGTATTGGTATTCAACCCGAATGTTGCTTACGACGGACACGCTGCTGAACTCGGCTCTCTGTTGAAGATCGACAAGGAAATCGCTAAGGATGTGAAGTCTGACTTCAGCTTCCAGGTAGAAGAAATCACTCGTTTCGTACCGGGTGAACTGACTCAGGAAGTATTTGACCAGGCATTTGGTGAAGGTGTAGTGAAGACTGAAGAAGAATTCCGCGCTAAGATCAAAGAAGAAATCGCAGCAAGATTTGTTGCTGACAGCGATTATAAATTCCTGATCGACATTCGTAAAGTGATGATGGACAAAGTAGGTAAGCTGGAATTCTCTGATGCATTGCTGAAACGTATCATGTTGCTGAACAACGAAGAAAAAGGCGAAGAATATGTAGCCGAAAACTACGATAAGAGCATTGAAGAACTGACTTGGCACCTGATCAAGGAACAGCTGGTAGAGGCAAACGATATTAAGGTAGAGCAGGAAGATGTGCTGAAGATGGCGAAAGAAACTACCAAAGCACAGTTCGCTCAATACGGAATGTTGTCTGTACCCGAAGATGTGCTTGATAACTATGCACAGGAAATGTTGAAGAAGAAAGATACTATCAACAACCTGGTAAGCCGCGTAGTGGAAGTGAAGCTGGCTGCAGCTTTGAAAGCTCAGGTAACTTTGGAGAACAAGAACGTTTCTATGGAAGAATTCAATAAAATGTTTGAATAA
- the der gene encoding ribosome biogenesis GTPase Der: MNNLVAIVGRPNVGKSTLFNRLTKTRQAIVNEEAGTTRDRQYGKSEWLGREFSVVDTGGWVVNSDDIFEEEIRKQVLLAVEEADVILFVVDVMNGVTDLDMQVATILRRANSPVIMVANKTDNNELQYNAPEFYKLGLGDPYCISAITGSGTGDLMDLIVSKFNKETSEILDDDIPRFAVVGRPNAGKSSIVNAFIGEDRNIVTEIAGTTRDSIYTRYNKFGFDFYLVDTAGIRKKNKVNEDLEYYSVVRSIRSIENADVCILMLDATRGVESQDLNILSLIQKNQKGLVVVINKWDLIEDKTAKMMKEFEATIRSRFAPFVDFPIIFASALTKQRILKVLEEARNVYENRTTKIPTARLNEEMLPLIEAYPPPSNKGKYIKIKYITQLPNTQVPSFVYFANLPQYVKEPYKRFLENKMREKWNLTGTPINIYIRQK; the protein is encoded by the coding sequence ATGAATAATTTAGTTGCAATTGTAGGACGCCCTAATGTGGGCAAGTCTACCTTATTTAACCGTCTGACGAAAACTCGTCAGGCAATTGTGAATGAAGAAGCGGGTACAACCCGTGACAGACAGTATGGCAAGTCCGAATGGCTGGGCCGTGAGTTCTCCGTGGTAGATACCGGCGGATGGGTAGTGAACTCTGACGATATCTTTGAAGAGGAAATCCGGAAGCAAGTATTGCTGGCTGTGGAGGAAGCAGACGTTATTCTGTTTGTAGTGGATGTGATGAACGGAGTGACTGACCTGGATATGCAGGTTGCGACTATCTTGCGACGTGCTAACAGCCCGGTGATTATGGTTGCCAATAAGACAGATAATAATGAATTACAATATAACGCTCCTGAGTTTTATAAATTAGGATTGGGCGATCCGTATTGTATCTCTGCTATCACCGGAAGTGGTACAGGTGATTTGATGGACTTGATCGTCAGCAAATTCAATAAAGAGACTTCGGAAATTCTGGATGATGATATTCCCCGCTTTGCTGTGGTAGGACGCCCGAATGCGGGAAAATCCTCTATCGTAAACGCGTTTATCGGAGAAGACCGTAACATTGTAACGGAGATCGCCGGAACAACCCGTGACTCTATTTATACTCGTTACAATAAATTCGGATTTGATTTTTATCTGGTAGATACAGCCGGTATCCGTAAAAAGAATAAGGTGAACGAGGATCTGGAATACTATTCGGTAGTCCGTTCGATTCGTTCGATTGAAAATGCGGATGTCTGTATTTTGATGCTCGATGCTACAAGAGGCGTTGAAAGTCAGGATTTGAATATTCTTTCTTTGATTCAGAAAAATCAGAAGGGACTGGTAGTCGTGATTAATAAGTGGGACCTGATAGAGGATAAAACAGCGAAAATGATGAAGGAGTTTGAAGCGACTATCCGTTCACGTTTTGCTCCCTTTGTGGATTTCCCGATTATATTTGCTTCTGCATTGACCAAACAGCGTATCCTGAAAGTGCTTGAAGAAGCCCGCAACGTGTATGAAAACCGTACGACGAAGATACCGACTGCCCGTCTGAACGAAGAGATGCTTCCGCTGATTGAGGCATATCCGCCTCCATCCAATAAAGGTAAATATATCAAGATTAAATATATCACGCAGTTGCCGAATACACAAGTGCCTTCATTTGTGTACTTCGCCAATTTGCCGCAGTATGTGAAGGAACCGTACAAACGTTTCCTGGAAAACAAAATGCGTGAGAAGTGGAACCTGACCGGTACACCGATCAATATTTATATCCGACAGAAGTAA